The genomic stretch ACAGAACAAACCTGCCTAAGGCCAAAAGAGAAGCACCGGAGGGAGAGCTAATGTCTAGGCTGGTTTGCAGGAAATTGACTGGTTTGAGTGCCATTGACAGATTGAGACAAAACCTCCCAAAACAAAACATTTCCTTTTTTGAATGCAAAACTGTCAACtctgaaaaaaacaaaaaaagggatgatgtcattcttcttcttcctcctcctcctcttcgttCTGTATCATTCCTgctcccaccaccaccactttcTTCCAGTGGGCCCTGCCGTGACACCATCATCGCAACAGAACCACCACTGCCAACATGTCTCCTCAGATGCCATAGCAGGTACTCTCTCTCCTCTATGGATTGTATGTTGCAACGTACATAAAATTTGTCTTGTATGTCAATGCTATGAGTGCCGAGGTACCCACCCACCTCACCTTTTCAGAAAGTTTCAATCTTTGATCGTAAATTATGCAAAAGGAAGGCCATTAATTGTGCTATTAATCTTTTCCCTCTAAAAAGTTCCCATCTTCAAAGCTATTGGGGCACCAAGTAATTATGCCATGATTCCATTCCTTGATTTTCTGTGTTTTTCCTTAAAGTGATTTGGGGtagaaaaaaggagaaaaagttgAATAATTGTGAGGTTAAATTATAGGAGAATACTGAAGGGCATGAGTTGTTGAGTGCAATCATTTTGCCTTTGCCaccattttattttcatatcctttttgtttttggcctTTTCGCTTTCGGTTAAGGAGGGTGAAAGATtatctctttctcttcctctctctggATTTTAGCCTCCTCATGAGATCAAGGAAGCGTAGACAATGCTTTCCTTCTTGCTCTTCCTTTCGCAAAGTGAGCTTTTAATTAGTCCCATCTCTCTCTGTTTGTGAATCGAAGATTCGTGTTACTAACTGTTGATTTTTTCTCCCCACTGATATTTACTCTTAGAGCCTTTTCTAATGGTTCATGATAGgctttgtttttactttttcctCAGAACGTGTTTACATCAGTTgaaccattttattttattgtgtttGCCATTTTTTAAGGAGTTAGAACTTTGCCCTTCGTTTGTGTGCTCTGCGTGCTCTGTTGGCTTCTAAATGTTTGATGTTATCACATTAGATTACAGGTTACTGGATCGGTCCATAATTTGAAACCTTTTCTATGCTATCGTGTGATGTGCAACAATTTATAAGTATTGAAATGCTACCAAATGTAGGTTGATGAGGATGAAAATTATAGGAGACGGAAAAAGTGCAACGAAGAGTTGGAATGGCCACACAATTCATCAACTCATGTCAAATCGCAGTTAGCTCAATGTTTTAGTGAGTAGACTATCTCTCTTCCATTCTTCTTTTGTTTCCCAACAGAGGAACACTGTGTCTCGTGTATTTCTATCAATAATTATGGTGACGACATTTACTTCGAAATGAGGAACAAAATGCCTTTAGTTCGTGCACGCATTTCATCTGTTATATCGTATGCATTTGACGACTTGAAGCAAATCTCTTGAATTGTGATATCCGTTGTATACACTGAGACCAATGCTGCTGATCAAGTTCTTGTTAAACTACCAaaagtttataataaaatttgtaCATATGATCCTATTACGCTCTGTTCGCAAAATTTCAGTTTTCACTAACGAGATTTTAGTCGTTGTAGTTGATGCTATGGTTGGACCACGATCATGGACAGGACTATTTACCCGCTCAAATAACAGACGAAATCACTCTTTAAGTCCTTTTCAGGTATATAGTTGTGGTGTTCCCTTGCCAACTTTTGCTTCtgatgttgaatttttttatgaacagtTCATTTCTAAAGACTTGTATAGATATATGTGAAACTGCCGTAGCGTGTGAAAtagtatgacattgtcacttTGTATTTAAAAACTTTCTTGGAATTTCTGAAGACTTGAGCATGCAATTCTAGCTTTGGTCACTTTTAGGTTCTTAAAGTTAAGTACTTTGCTGTTATCCACCTTACTGGACTTCCAATGTAATTTTCAACTTCTATATACAGGAACAGAGACTTCTGAGGCTTCAAGCACGATTACAAGTaccttttgacgagaatcgccCTGATCATCAAGTATATTCTTCATGCTGGTTCCgaacatgttttttttattattactcTTGTCCATTGTTTTCTTGTTCATTGTTTATTTCATTATCTATGATTCCAGTCTGCTAGAGAAACGATTTGTTATCATGACTACACCATTTGATTGCAATTTAGTTTTCATGCCGAATCTTCAATAGCAGTACATGATTTAAATCTTATCTTGTTACCATTATCCTTCAGGAAGCCTAAACCCCTTTTCATTAGCTATTTGGTTCTTCATCGTTGAATAAGTCTACGTTATTCCATTTAAATTCAGGAAACCTTGAAAGCATTGTGGCATGCTGCCTTTCCAGATGTTGCTCTGCAAGGTCTGATCTCCGAGCAATGGAAAGAGATGGGTTGGCAAGGTTCTAACCCCTCTACCGACTTTAGGTAGAATTCTATCCGATTGACACAAAGTTAGTCTGACAGTTTGAAATTGAAACACTTCGTCTTATTACTAAACTGTACTATTGCAATTCCACATTTTATTCTCTTTCATTGAAATGCTCTCTTCAGGGGTTGCGGTTTTATCTCCCTCGAGAACTTGCTTTTTTACGCCAGGACTTATCCAGTATGCCTTCTTGACTGTTGTGTAGCTCCTGCAAATATTCACATGTTCTTTTTCTGTGCCTTTAGCTTACTAAtcatataaaattcaaaatgaaggCATCTTTTCATAGGTTATTGTTCAAGCGAGAGGGAAATCGAGCAACTTGGGAATACCCGTTTGCTGTTGCTGGCATAAATATATCATTTATGTTGACTGAAATGCTGGATCTTTGCTCAGGTTTGTAAAGAAGTTCTAATATCTATACCATCAATAGATTTTCTTATCATGTTTAATTGTAACGTCAAATTGAAATCATCTTCCTTCTTGAAGCGATTCAAACCATCTGTTtcacaaaattttatataagGAAAGCTAATTGttcttggatcttccttgtctCCTCATATCCTTTGCAGAAAAACCAAGGTGTCTTCCAGGAATAAATTTCGTGAAACTATTAGGAGGTAAATGTACATCTCAGACAAGGTTGTGCTCGAATGTCTTCTGTTTGGTTACAGATCAAATGTCTTAAAGAGTTAGAGAACTGTTAAAAAACAACACAGGTTACTGACATCGACCCTCATGAATTATGAGTTGCTTGCAGAAGATGAAGCCGCCTTTGATGTACTGTATTGTATAGCTTTCGAAATGGTTGATGCTCAGTGGCTCGCAGTGAATGCATCCTACATGCAGTTTAATGTAACTCTCTCGCTCTAAGCATGCACGTAAACAAACACGCACATTACCACAAGCATGCGCGCACAACTTTCTGATGTTCGAATTCCTCAGAAATCATGCCTAGCAATTTCAACACTTGTCAAATATTAGAAGAACGTATTTGATACCTAGAATTCTACTTAACAAGATATGCCCTTTAGTTAATGCTGGTTTATATTTGTTCACTCGTTTCTTAGCTTATTTTCGATAGCACGTCTTCCTGGTAATTTCAAACTCTTAAAACTATTAGAGTTGAGCATTCATTGCAACACAGCTTCTTGTTTAACTTCGGGCATAATTTTCTGCTTTCAATCCTTCAGGAGGTTCTGCAAGCAACAAGGACGCAGTTGGAAAGGGAGTTGTCTTTAGAAGATACTCAAAGAATACATGATTTACCAGCTTACAATCTACTGTACCAGTAGCTAGCTTTAGAGGTAGTACAAAATCCCCTTCAAAACTTGCTTGAATGGTTGCTGGATAGCAATGAATAATGATGATCAAACCAAGATTGCAATGATTTGAGTATCTACAATTATTGTTGGAGAACTTTTGTAATGCTTCAAGCCGCGTAATAACTACGTTATCTTTCAAACTCCATTCACCCCACATCTAATGTTAAAGCGAaaatacaaacaagttttatGGGTACAATGAAGACCAACCTAATGGTATGTGTTACCGTTGTGTTTGTCAATGGGTTTTAAAAGGTTTGGATCTaatgggttttagggtttaaataAATGGGTTTAGGGTTAATGGACCGAAGGTCCTAAAGGaaacggcccaaaggcctttaatttaaatagggataaaaataaaacaaaactaaaaagaaatggGCTTGGGCTTAGTGATCCGGCCCAAAGGCCAGGATTTGGATTTCAGACTTAGGCTTGGGTAATTGGGTTGGACCATGGGTTAATGGGTCGGGTTGATCCATTTTCAGGCCAAGGTTTTGGCCGGTTTCTGGGCAAACTTCAAACGCCCATAACTTCTTCGATGCtcaacgaaattgggtgaaacaaaaataaaagttgtagtactcagcgagacgaagagattgataccttgcacgatagccaactcgccgtggtttggccggaaattgcctcCAAAGTGGCGGTGCTCCCGGAAAATTTGGAAAGGTTACTCCGAGCTATTTTCTGCGATTCAAATGTATACACAACTTAAAACAAGCTTCGatctaaccctaaaacacatcccaagggTTTTTAGAAGTTTACCAACGTCGGAAAAATACGAAACACGAcggagaagatgatgaacagtaCCGGCCGAATGGAAGAGAGGGGTTTGGGGTGTTCTTTCTTCGTTTTTGAGAACACAAGGGTGAAGGTGAtgatgttttgttgttgttgtggtgaTTGATGATGAGGGAGATGAGGGTGTGCAGGGAGAGAGAGTCAAAGGGAGTGATAAGGGAGagtgaggaagaagagagaacTGAGAGAAAAGGGCGAGAGAGACGGGGACACAAATCAGGGGTGGGCCTTGGCACACCATTTATGacccaaaaatcattttaaaagaaaaatatcccTCAAATTTagtcaaaatacaaaaatatcatttttctttcataattctCGAAACGGATTGTTATACATTCAACACATTTCCAATTTTTAATTGATTCCTTCAATTTCAACCGCTACCTGCTACACCGACTAAGTACtacatttaacaaaaaatttcaacattattCAGATTATATAATATTTAGTATTATtgattagagtaacgtaatccTTTAAGTATAAATTATCACATTGTTTCTTAAACAAATAGCAGTAAATTTGTCGGGTAGTTAGTGCATGAGCATTAGGAGGTTGATTGATCCACACATTCAACAcattttcaattattaattGATTCCTTCAACTTTAACTGCTACTTACTACACCGATTGAGTACTACACTTTACCAAAAGGTTTCAACATTATTGATATTATATAATACTTAGTATTATTGATTAGAGTAACGTAACTCTTAAACAAATAGCAGTAAATTTGTTGGATAGTTAGTGCATGTACATCAGGAGGTTGATTAATCCACA from Pyrus communis chromosome 7, drPyrComm1.1, whole genome shotgun sequence encodes the following:
- the LOC137741046 gene encoding uncharacterized protein, encoding MVGPRSWTGLFTRSNNRRNHSLSPFQEQRLLRLQARLQVPFDENRPDHQETLKALWHAAFPDVALQGLISEQWKEMGWQGSNPSTDFRGCGFISLENLLFYARTYPASFHRLLFKREGNRATWEYPFAVAGINISFMLTEMLDLCSEKPRCLPGINFVKLLGEDEAAFDVLYCIAFEMVDAQWLAVNASYMQFNEVLQATRTQLERELSLEDTQRIHDLPAYNLLYQ